In the Streptomyces sp. SJL17-4 genome, AGGGGGCGACCCACGCGTTCATGACGATGCCGCTGGTGTACGAGAGCGAGCGGGTGGAGGCGTACGCGCGGAACGTCGCGCAGGCGGCCCTGGAGGCGGGCACGGAGCGGCTGGTCTTCAACGCCAACACCCGGATACCGCTGGGTCCGACGGATGTGGCCGCCTTCGAGACGCGCCGGCTGGCGGAGCGGGTGCTGCGGGACAGCGGGGTGCCGCTGGTGGTGATCCGGCCGCCGGTGTACCTGGACAACCTGTTCTCGCCGTGGAACGGGCCGGCCCTGGTCGACGACGGGGTGCTCGCCTATCCGCTGCCGGCGGCCGCGCGGACGGCGTGGCTGTCGCACCGGGGTCTGGCGGAGGCGGCGCTCGCGGCGCTCACCCGGGAGGAACTGGAGGGCCGGACGTTCGACATCGGCGGCGAACGCTCGCTGACGGGCGGCGAGCTCGCGGCGGCGTTCGGCCGGGGGCTCGGCCGGGCGGTGCGGTACGAGGAGCTGGATCCGGCCGCTTTCGAACGGAGCCTCGCCCAGCTGCTCGGCCCGGAGACGGCGGCCGGGGTGGCCGGGATCTACCACTTCATGGCGAGCGGCGTC is a window encoding:
- a CDS encoding NmrA family NAD(P)-binding protein, with product MSSENPMRVAVVGATGFQGGAVARLLAERHHRVRTLTRRPSADRPPLPGAFFLAGDLGRPDDVRQLFEGATHAFMTMPLVYESERVEAYARNVAQAALEAGTERLVFNANTRIPLGPTDVAAFETRRLAERVLRDSGVPLVVIRPPVYLDNLFSPWNGPALVDDGVLAYPLPAAARTAWLSHRGLAEAALAALTREELEGRTFDIGGERSLTGGELAAAFGRGLGRAVRYEELDPAAFERSLAQLLGPETAAGVAGIYHFMASGVDPLLMADDDGVSTEVLALEPPPVEEWVARQPWQVWSSDTSPQR